The stretch of DNA aagtctgaatattatcaacgaatacagtataacatgggcccttccaattaacctggataaatccaaaatcattgtattccaaaaaagacattccaaacacaataattattacagcttcacaattggcgaagaaaaactggaacaagtaaaaaatattgttatttaggactAACGATTTCTTCAACTGGACTTTTTGATGGAGCAATAACAGATCTAAcggaaaaggcaagaaaaacctattacatgctcaggaaatcactactaaaatataacccccccataaaactctggctaaaaactttttgattcaatactgaaaccaatattactgtatgggagtgaagtttggggaactaaatttaaaaataaattggacacatgggacaaaagccaccccgaactattccacttggaattctgcaaaaatatactgggtgtaaacaggagttgccctaacatagcgtgtagagcagagttgggaagatacccactccttctagacatacaaaagagagcagcaaaattctggaaccatctgcaaataagcaaaccagacaggcaccaccacactgctgcccaactgagggatggacacccagagagagaccccttcaactaccttgtccaaaaacatgggctcagcaagaaagacttaagcattgcctcaaaactaaaacagttaaaagaaagctgtatagaaaattacactaactgctggaagaatcaaatgaaagaatccagcaagctaaatgtatacagaacattaaaaaaggactgcaaattggcaccatacttaatccaaataaaaaattataaacaaagaattctattaacaaagtacaggctcagcgaccatagtcttgcagtagaaaaggggcgacacagacaatgctgggtggctcccgaagggagactatgcgtccactgcaatattaacgctgtcgaaaatgagcctcattttctgacggaatgtacaaaataccacaatataagaagtgcatattacaaacaatttgaatacatccacccaggtttcataaacctaacgaaccaacaaaaactaccattcctcctgggggaaatagagacctgtaacattttagcctccgaatatgtgcagtcctgccacatcctccgagagcaggccataccaccaataaacataggcctgaactcatagtgtttttttttttttttttttttttttttgtatctattcttatctgtctatgttttttctttacgtaattattataattgtaatgttttttatttaagcatttttattttatatatttttatttatttttttattatttaattaacttatctgttcctgtattaccattgttgttattattgttgttattattattgttcttattgtttaagtgctttggcaacagtgtaccatacattcatgccaataaagccattgaaaattgaaaattgaaattgagagggagagagagagaggaggagaggagagagagagagagaggggagagagagagagagagaggagagagagagagagagagagagagaagagagaggagagaggagagagagagagagagagagggagagaggggggaggaggggagagagagagagggtgggaggaagagagagagagagagagagcgggagagagagagggtgggaagagagacgggagagagagagagagagaggaagagagagagaggagtgagagagagagagagagggagggaggaagagaggagagagggagagagagggagagagaaggtgggagggagagagagagagagggagagagagagagggagagagagagagagagagagagagaggagagagagagagagggagagaagagagagagagagagaggagtgagaggagagagagagagagagagggagagagagagggatggagagagagagagagagggtgggaggaagagagagagagagggagagagagagaaggagtgagagagagagagggagagagagagagggatgtgagagagagagagagcgggaggagagagagagggagagagaagagagagaaagagagagagggatggtgagaaggagacgagagagggatgggatgattgagaggaagagagtgatgggtgaagacaaagaaagagggagggagagaaggagggatggagaggaaaaaagaatggGTAGGCGCttagagggaggacagagagaacatTTAGCTCTGTTTAACCTGCTGTGAGGGAGAAGACTGTGAGGAGGCGAGAGCACATTTTTAACAGCCGCTGGATTATGACAGAATGATGCTTAAGCAAATTACACACATTTAAGGTGGCTTTGTTAACGTGTTACAGATGATACTGCTTATACGGCTGTTTTGTACTTCTGTTGGATGTCTCTGTTTTTGAATACCTGTCAAGTCAATAAAGGCGTGTATCCCAAGACAATTATTGTAAAGCACAGTGCTAACACAGGTGTTCTGGCTTAAATTGGCCCTTTCTCATTGAATTACCCCTATAGAGCTGTAGCGTTTACTTAAATTGAACCCACTGGCAGGAATAATGGCCGTCTTGATCGGTAGCCTACCATAGCTCCGGAGAGCCTAAACTAAATAAACTGCCTATTTTAAAATTCACAAAATTGACTTACATTCTAAAAAAACTACAAAGATAAATATCTTGTCCCCCCACAACCTTCCGGCGCATCCTTACACTCACATCCTGGCACTATTTGTTTaatcctccctctgtcttcacggcaatccaaactattctcatttgtagtcccacgttggtggaacgaactgcctagtactaccagagcaggggcgtccctctctaccttcaagaagcttttgaagacccaactcttcagagagcacctcccttcctaactggcaccttgactagcgcttaacttgcacttcagcagttaaattcctgcacttctttttcctttctaggtcgttgtttttctaattcttatgtaaagtagtatttattgttacaccatgttctttattgctcttagcttgactgttctttccattgtacgtcgctttggacaaaagcgtctgctaaatgactaaatgtaaatgtaaatcttcaCTGAAGAGCTCTTGCTGTGGGCTTATTAAAGCCTAGAGGGTTACAGGTGGACCAAACCAGGGTTTGAATCAGGTATCCAACTTAGAGCAGCCTAGCCTAACTGCCTTTCTTTTGTTACTGGCAAAGTAAGTGTGATTTCATTTCAAAATTAAGCTCGGTAAGATTAGCTTGGTTAGTTTTATCTTTGTGGCTAAAAAACATTTAGCCTAGCtgttgaaggcttttttttaacTACTGATTAAAACATGTCATTTCCAATGCACATATTTTATCTAAAGGTTTCAATCTAATTCATGAATGATTTAGGCTACAACGGGTAGGCTAAATCATTTGTAAAGGcgcaatgactgaatgaatgcatgaactCAATGAGTCGCTGGCTGAATCCACCGATTCCTTCTTTGAGGATCTTTAGAAAGGCGGTAAAATGGCTTGCCATTGTCTTTCAGAGGTTTTTATTTGTAGTAATTGTCTACCTCTTGACAATACAGTCTTTCTCACTAGCTTTCTGTTTGAACTCAACTGACAGTCTGCTGCTCCACGGAGCCATTTCCTGCCAATATGGCCgcgatgggaaaaaagcagagcaagaattcacggcgacctcaggcctgcgtgtgcgtgtgtgtagtgtgtcctggtcgcctccatatatataacacgtgtgtgttgctgtgagttgttcgtgcaataaaaaactgactgcagtcagccttgtttgttgtttgttgtttttgtttgatacGGTTTATGACGTCGACTGCTACAACTCCATATTCCAACTGACTCATTACTTATTTTCTCACCTCCCTACCAGCCAACCAATAAGTTGTCTAATaacatgctgacacaaaatattttttatatacagtactgtgcaaaagttttaggcaggtgtgaaaaaaatgctgtaaactaagaatgctttcaaaaatggaagtgttaacagtttattttcatcaattaataaaatgcagtgaatgaacagaagataaatctaaatcaaatcattatttggtgtgaccaccctttgccttcaaaacagcatcaattcttctaggtacacttgcacacagtttttgaaggaactcggctggtaggttgttccaaacatcttggagaactaaccacagatcttctgtggatttagggttcctcaaatccttctgtctcttcatgtaatttcagacagactcgatgacttacagcattttttcactgttacctttgcatcaaaataatgcaaatgtaagtgccAGTTGCAAAATGCACTGTCATATTGCATGACCAATTTGTACACTGTGGTGTCACAGCTATTTACCTCAGATAATTGTATGCACCAATCTTCATGTAATCTGACACTcgatgatttacagcatttttttcacacctgcctaaaacttttgcacagtactgtatgtgGATGCAACACATTGGTGATAAGTCCTCCTTACATGCatgtcatcatcattgtttattcagggagaaattgactgagcacagggctcttttgcagcaatgccctgattgaggccacatagtacagaagaacaatacataaacaaaccacaacaaaacgaaacagacaaaatacattttttaaaaaacacacaccaaacaactcagaaattaagcataaaaaataaataaataaaataacataaagtaaaaaaattaaatcagagaatcattcaaaacaacaacattgaggcacatccttattatctaaaaggctcttaaattggttgacagacaaatacttggttaatttcaactccacttgaatagtgttccatttatgggaagcaaagaacttaaaagctattttacctatattagtttttgtaagggggatttcaagggagatgaggctctgtgaccgtgtattatgacagatggattttaattttaaaagtgacatgagataattaggcagttttcccactaaggctttataaacaaataaaagacagtgtttttccctcctgtctgctagaggggaccaaccaacattcttgtataagttacagtggtgggtcctgaaagcgtctcctgtaacaaagcgaatagcactatggtaaacagagtccaggagttttaaggtagagggtgcagcatacatgtaaacaatgtcaccatagtcaagaactgacaaaattgttgattgcactatttccattcggttttcaaaagtaaaacaagatcttattctataaagagcacccagtttaattttaaccttcttagctaggtcaagaacatgtgatttaaatgacagcctatcatctagccagatacctaggtatttatagcaaggaacttgctcaatattagtcccagaacgggtgcatatcctatgggtggaggggacattatttctaccattggagaaaatcatgaatttagtcttagactcATTCAGCATGTGAAGCCCTTTGGGTGTTAAGAAAGGCGCTATATACAGTAAGTGTGCCCATTCATGCATTCTCACATAGAGAGATGTGGTTAGATTTGCACATGGATCaatcactgactcactcacccGCCGAAGGCCTCCAGGTTGTTGATGAATGGGAAGAAGGCCGGCTCACACACCAGGTTCTCCTCCGTGCACGACCGCGCGCACGAGAGCCCCTCTGGGGCGAGCAGCAGCTGCAGGGCGGAGAGGGGCGGCCAGCAGGGCGGCGCTGTAGCGTTGGGGGCCCAGACCAGGGTGCttgtgttgttgtgctgcagcAACATGAAGGGGCTGGGGGGATTGCCCGGCCAGGACTTCGAGGCGTTCAGAGGGGGAAATGGGGGATCTGGATGGCAAAAGTCCTGGCAGGAGGATGTGTAGAATGGCAACAAGTATGTTTGAGATTGATCAAccaattgacaaaaaaaaaaaaatcagtcaaTGCATTcgcctgtctgtccatctgtctgtccatctatccatcaatccatccgtctgtccatctatctatctatctatctgtctgtctgtctgtctgtctgtctgtctgtctgtctgtctgtctatctatctatcggtgtatcaatcaatctatctatctatctatctatctatctatctatctatcaatctatctgtgTACCTATCTGGCCCTTCCTCTGCTTCTTCAACATAATATTGACCTCCATAACTCTGGCAAGAGTTAAACTCTTTCCAAGTATTCCAAGCTTTTTCTCCGAGTGCGTAAGCCTGAggtgatttgagtgtgtgtgtgtgtgtgtggtgtgtgtgtgtgtgtgtgtgtgagtgcgtaagCCTGAggtgatttgagtgtgtgtgtgtgtgtgtgtgtgtgtgtgtgtgtgtgcgtaagccTGAGGTGATTTGAGCTTCAAAAGGCTCAATTCCTGCGTTGCATAGCAGCAGCGGAGCTCTGACATCCGTgtctgacccacacacacacacacacacacacacacacacacacacacataaacacacacacacacactcacgcacacacacacacacacacacacacccacacacacacacacacacacacacacacacacacacacacatgggccctGACCTCTCAGAACATTTCGTTTAGCTACAGGGCTGTAGCTCCGCCTGCTCATGCTCCCCTACCCCAGCCCCAGCGGCACCATTCTCCTGCCCTCTCAGCTGAACCTACACACCAGGGAAACACACCAGGGCAATGCACTGACCCccggtcatgtgtgtgtgtgtgtgtgtgtgtgtgtgtgtgtgtgtgtgtgtgtgtgtgtgttgtgagcctgtctgtgtgcgtgtgtgtgtctgtgtgtgtgtgtgtgtgtgtgtgtgttgtgtgtgtgtgtgtgtgtgtgagcctgtctgtgtgcttgtccaTGTGTAggtggtttatgtgtgtgtgtgtgtgtgctgtgtgtgtgtgtgtgtgtgtgtgtgtgtaatgtgtaggtgttattggtgtgtgtgtgtgtgtctgtgttttatgagAGATGGAAATGCAGTATCGGCTCAGTAGGCTGTAGAGGCCAGTGTGACGGCTCCTTCAGAGGCCCTTTGGtgttttctcttcctgtttccttGCAGGTAGCCTAACTAGGAGAGGAGCTATTTGATGCCCCTGTGCACCTCGGTATATAAGCCTACTATATCCACTCCGGGCCAAACTCATTCcacctgctctcactctcttcttcctcccctcccttcatcatcctctccctcccttcatcatcctctctcttcatcatcctctctctcactcgtacATTTGACACACTTTTATTTTGACCTGAGCTCAACGCTGCATTCAGTATATTACATCGCTACGCAAACGCTGGAAAAAGGGATCAGATGAGGTCACTGCCTTCCATCTCTCCTGTTCACTCTGGCGTGTCATACCAATCTGTAGGAACAGGCAGCTCACAACATATCTAAGgctgatgtgcgtgtgtgtgtgtgtgtgtgtgtgtgtgtgtgtgtgtgtgtttgtgtgtgtgtgtgtgtgtgtgtgtgtgtgtgtgggtgtgtggtggtgtgtgtgtgtgtgtgtgtgtgtgttgttgtgtgtgtggtgtgtgtgtgttgtgtgtctagAGATCCTAACCTGGTGTTCTATGTAGGCACTGACTCTCTCCAGCATTCCCTCACAGGTGTACTCATAGGGCAGGAAGGCTCCACCtgttacatatgcacacacacacacacacacacacacacacacacacagacacacacacagacaacacacagacacacacacacacacacacgcacacgcacacacactacacccacagacacccacacaaacacacacacacacgcaacacacacacacacacacacacgcacaccgcacacgccacacacacacacacacacacacacgcacacacacgcacacacacacacacacacacccacccgcacacacacaaacacacgcacacacgcacacagacacacagacacacacacacacacacacacaaaaacacacacagacaacacacacacacacacacacacccccacaccaaacacacacacacacacacacacacacagagaaacaccacacacacaaacaaaatcatcCCCGTGATCATCGCCTCCTTCATCAACACGGCTTTCTAATTTCAGCCACAGGTTAAGACACTGGTAAATGTGTATGCCTACCCCATTACCACGATTGAGAGCAAAAAGCAAAGCGATTAACACGGCACTACAAAGTCATATGGCATTATGGTTTTAATTGGCCTCATATCGATTCCGTTCGTGAGTACCTGATTGGATCAATAAACTGGAAAATGGATTGAgtgcaaaaaaaacatccaccaATCATCAGTTTCTCGAGTCCTAGcgttctttcacacacacacacacacacacacacacacacaacacacacacacaaacacacacacacacacacacacttcaacctcATTGTTCTTTCCCCCGCTATGCTGCTCCCATTGACTGATTCAGTCATGTCTGATCtaatgaaaaatgtaatgaataattacTGTCCCAATTTGCTGTGGGGTTTATTTGCATGGCCTAAACTGTGTTGCTTATTTGCGGGAGGAGATCTGCATGTTCAATGAGACTGAAGCCTACGTGAGAGTAAAGCTCGGCGCAGCTCCGGCTTGGTCTAAACAGTCCCATTCAGACTTCATAATGGAGGTTGGTTGCTCCTGGCCCTACTTGTAGCAGAAAGCCCCtgtgtgagcgctgtgtgtgtgtgtgtgcgtgtttggtgtgtgtgtggtggtgggtgtgtgtgtgtgtgtgtgtgtgtgtgtgtgtgtgtgtgtggcagaaagCCCCtgtgtgagcgctgtgtgtgtgtgtgtgtgtgtgtgtgtgtgtgtgtgtgtgtgtgtgtgtagcagaaaGCCCCCTGTGTGAGCGCTGTGGCTTTTAAACTGATAAATGATCCCCTTTTGgagtttattattttctttcttattAGTTCATTTCATCTGAGTCAAATGAAGTGTATCCACCGCTTCATCAGCTATtctggagcgtgtgtgtgtgtgtgtgtgtgtgtgtgtgtgtgtgtgtggagcgtgcTTTGCCTTGGGCCCCTTGTTTCCTGTAAAAGGGGGAggcatgcgtgcgcacacacacacgcacacacacgcacacacacacacacgcacacacacacacacacacacacacacgcacgcacacacacacacacacacacacacacacacac from Clupea harengus chromosome 8, Ch_v2.0.2, whole genome shotgun sequence encodes:
- the LOC122133099 gene encoding alpha-1,6-mannosylglycoprotein 6-beta-N-acetylglucosaminyltransferase B-like; translated protein: MDIFQNGKKGSSQFQAAETGEVSSQHPYAEQRIGRPNVVTVDFNNSQEFEAAIQEIMRTKVMYQCRGAFLPYEYTCEGMLERVSAYIEHQDFCHPDPPFPPLNASKSWPGNPPSPFMLLQHNNTSTLVWAPNATAPPCWPPLSALQLLLAPEGLSCARSCTEENLVCEPAFFPFINNLEAFGG